TAAGCAAAAAAATAAGCCTAGGAGTTTCAATAACTCCTAGGCTTTTATCCCACCGTGTACACAATATAAAATTGTGCGTTTTCTCTCGGACCAGACTAATAATTTATATTACGGAACCCTAGAAAACTAAATAAGTATTCTGATGTGCTGTTATCATATCAAAAAGTCTGTAATCTGTCAACATTTCCGTATCTTTGTAAATCAACAAAGAGAAATTACCCGCAAATTAAAGTAATATTTATTAATCCCTTTCCAAGAAAGCAGTCATAAAGCCCTTTTATTACTATATGTTTTCTTAAACGGGCTGGCATGCAGGGCAATAATAAATAGAGCCGCCCATATAAGTTTCTTTTACAATTTGTCCTCCGCAAAGGGAGCATCTGGAAGAAAGTGTGTTTTTAGATAATTTAACTTCGTACCCTCCTTTATTTCCGAATATATCCTTTTCAGTATTTCTTCCCCCAAGCTCCGTCATCTTTTTAAGTACAGAGATAATAGAAGAATACAGCTTATCCTCTTCAATCTTGCTTAAGGTTTTAATTTTTCTTTTAGGATGGATTCCCGCCTCAAATAAAATATCCTGCAAAGACCCGTTTCCAATCCCCGGAAACCGCTGTTCCGTGGCAAGAAAAGCTTTTGCGCTTAAATTCGGTTTTGCTTCTAAAAGCTTACTTCTATAATGGGCTTCAAAGCCGTCTGAAAAAGGAGAAATGCTTTCTCTGCTTTTAACATAATATTCATTGTCGTAGTTTCCGTCATGAAGCATAATGGCGCCATACATACTTACTGTAAAACATAATGCCGTTTCATCATCAAATTCTATTAACAGCTGATAGTTTTTAGGTACATCTTCTTGTTTTACAAGCCTTATATTAATTCCATCGTTAAAGCACAGCCGCTTTCCGTTATCAAAAATCATCTCTACATAAATGCCAAAGCCTTCGGCAGATTGAACCTTGCTTTTCTTTATATGGGAATCGTACTGCGCAGGCTCGCAGGAATACCAGCAAAATTTATGCTCCTTTGTGGGGGGCAGAACCTGCTTTATTACTTTACCAGCTATATTATCTTCTATCTGCTTTGATATATTGATTGTTTCCGGCAGTTCCAGCATTGTTTAAACCTCCTTTATATTTATATTAAATTTTTTGTAATTATAACATAAATGCAGGGTTACTCCTACAGAAGCATTTAAAAAACACATTAGATGTTTTAAATTCTTTTCATACTAAACTATATAAAAAAATCACCGGTTTTTCCGGTGATTCTAAGATAAGTATTAAACTGTGGCAATGGCCTCTATCTCTATAATAGCGTCTTTAGGAAGCTTTGCTACCTGATAGCAGCTTCTTGCAGGAGGATTTTCTGTAAAATAAGTACCGTATACTTCGTTAACTTCGGCAAAATCAGTCATATCCTGAAGGAAAACAACTACTTTAACAGCCTTTTCCATGCTTGAGCCGGCCTCTTCAAGGATAGCTTTCACATTTTCAAGGGCCTGCGCGGTCGCTTTTTTAACGTCTGTATACATTTCTCCCGTAGCAGGGTCTACAGGAAGCTGACCTGATGTAAAAATAAGTTCGCCTATTTTTATTCCCTGAGAATAAGGGCCGATGGCTCC
This is a stretch of genomic DNA from Anaeropeptidivorans aminofermentans. It encodes these proteins:
- a CDS encoding endonuclease VIII, with product MLELPETINISKQIEDNIAGKVIKQVLPPTKEHKFCWYSCEPAQYDSHIKKSKVQSAEGFGIYVEMIFDNGKRLCFNDGINIRLVKQEDVPKNYQLLIEFDDETALCFTVSMYGAIMLHDGNYDNEYYVKSRESISPFSDGFEAHYRSKLLEAKPNLSAKAFLATEQRFPGIGNGSLQDILFEAGIHPKRKIKTLSKIEEDKLYSSIISVLKKMTELGGRNTEKDIFGNKGGYEVKLSKNTLSSRCSLCGGQIVKETYMGGSIYYCPACQPV
- a CDS encoding RidA family protein, which gives rise to MNKEIIATKNAPGAIGPYSQGIKIGELIFTSGQLPVDPATGEMYTDVKKATAQALENVKAILEEAGSSMEKAVKVVVFLQDMTDFAEVNEVYGTYFTENPPARSCYQVAKLPKDAIIEIEAIATV